In the genome of Phycisphaerales bacterium, one region contains:
- a CDS encoding integration host factor subunit beta has protein sequence MQTTITKKDLVDRISEKTGNKRVLVKRVIQQFLDEIVRELGEGNRLEFRDFGVFEIRRRAARIAQNPKTMEKVPVPEKRTVKFKVGRLMKQRLFSPKHAPMAASGVTAGHVHARHSVAAHPAVAAQPAADSV, from the coding sequence ATGCAGACAACGATAACGAAGAAAGACCTGGTCGACCGAATTTCCGAGAAGACGGGCAACAAGCGTGTGCTTGTAAAGCGCGTCATTCAGCAGTTTCTCGATGAGATCGTCCGGGAACTCGGCGAAGGGAACCGCCTGGAATTTCGGGATTTCGGTGTGTTTGAGATCCGGCGGCGCGCCGCCCGAATTGCTCAGAACCCGAAGACAATGGAGAAAGTCCCTGTCCCCGAAAAGCGCACCGTGAAGTTCAAGGTCGGCCGGCTGATGAAGCAGCGGCTCTTCAGTCCGAAACATGCCCCAATGGCCGCTTCCGGCGTGACGGCGGGCCACGTGCACGCTCGTCACAGTGTCGCCGCCCATCCGGCGGTGGCCGCGCAGCCCGCGGCGGACTC
- the lon gene encoding endopeptidase La: MTTPDPDASKVNATPTSNNAAPSAGRSPGGDPPLPERLPVLPVRDMVVFPGTVVPLTVGREKSRRLIDAVLAGNKLLVTCTQRRPDIEDPNLNDVYRIGTAATVLKLLRMPDGTNSLLVHGLVRVGLVEWVSSDPYWQAVINPHEDDTPEKSLELDALAFTARQTALQVIELSPNVPEEARVVLDNIEKPGALADYLSANLSLGLAQKQELLETFDVADRLRKVTATLNNQLEVLQLSRKIQSQVREQMDQSQREYYLQQQLKAIQKELGEGDSRASELEDLRRKVDEAGMPEHVRHEAERELGRLQRLSASSPETGVIRDYLEWLCQMPWERETADNLDLNRASEVLDTDHYGLQKIKRRILEYLAVRKLKPSGKGPILCFVGPPGVGKTSLGQSIARALGREFIRISLGGVRDEADIRGHRRTYIGSIPGRIVQEIRKAGTRNPVFMLDELDKLGSDFRGDPAAALLEVLDPQQNHAFTDHYLGVPFDLSKVLFIATANQMEPVPAPLRDRMEVIELGGYTTAEKLEIARRYLVPRQLSENGLASRQLTLTDDALKFIIESHTRESGVRNLERTIGTVCRGVAAKVARDEKVRRTVRVADLEEYLGVARFDPETELADGLVGIVAGLAYTPVGGQVIFVEAARMPGSGNFTLTGQIGSVMRESAQAALSLVRARASDWGLESFNLRETDIHIHVPAGGIPKDGPSAGVAMLAALVSLLSGYPADARVAMTGEITLRGQVLPIGGVKEKVLAAHRAGARAVILPQRNEPDLVDVPTDVRKEMQFIFARRVEDVLAAAIPDLKQKRPPRKPVSPPGGKSPARTGKKPRQSLAPSKPKNGGGGRRANGDRRSTTRSAAAARTR, from the coding sequence ATGACGACCCCCGACCCGGATGCCTCCAAAGTCAATGCCACGCCCACCTCGAACAATGCCGCACCATCCGCGGGCCGTTCCCCCGGGGGTGATCCGCCACTGCCCGAACGCCTGCCCGTGCTGCCGGTCCGTGACATGGTCGTCTTTCCCGGTACGGTGGTTCCGCTGACCGTCGGACGTGAGAAGTCACGCCGCCTGATCGATGCTGTTCTGGCGGGGAACAAGCTGCTGGTGACGTGTACGCAGCGCCGCCCGGACATCGAGGATCCCAACCTCAACGACGTGTACCGCATCGGCACCGCGGCCACAGTCCTCAAGCTGCTGCGGATGCCGGACGGGACCAACAGTCTGCTCGTCCACGGCCTCGTGCGCGTCGGACTGGTCGAGTGGGTTTCCAGCGATCCGTATTGGCAGGCGGTGATCAATCCCCACGAGGACGACACCCCGGAAAAGTCGCTGGAGCTGGACGCGCTGGCTTTCACGGCGCGCCAGACGGCGCTACAGGTCATCGAGCTCAGCCCGAACGTCCCCGAAGAGGCCCGCGTGGTGCTCGACAACATCGAGAAGCCCGGCGCCCTTGCCGATTACCTGTCGGCCAATCTCTCGCTGGGCCTCGCGCAGAAGCAGGAGCTGCTCGAAACTTTCGACGTCGCCGACCGTCTGCGCAAGGTTACCGCGACGCTCAACAACCAGCTCGAAGTGCTGCAGCTTTCACGCAAGATCCAGTCGCAGGTCCGTGAACAGATGGACCAATCCCAGCGCGAGTACTACCTCCAGCAGCAGCTCAAGGCGATTCAGAAGGAGCTTGGTGAAGGGGACAGCCGCGCCTCCGAGCTGGAGGACCTGCGCCGCAAGGTCGATGAAGCGGGCATGCCGGAGCACGTGCGGCACGAAGCGGAGCGTGAACTCGGCCGCCTCCAGCGACTCAGTGCCAGTTCGCCAGAGACGGGTGTCATCCGCGACTATCTCGAGTGGCTCTGCCAGATGCCATGGGAGCGTGAAACCGCTGACAACCTCGACCTGAATCGTGCCTCGGAGGTCCTCGATACCGACCACTACGGACTGCAAAAGATCAAGCGGCGCATTCTAGAGTACCTCGCCGTCCGGAAGTTGAAACCCTCGGGCAAAGGCCCGATCCTCTGCTTCGTCGGCCCCCCGGGTGTCGGCAAGACCTCCCTCGGACAGAGCATCGCGCGCGCCCTGGGACGCGAATTCATCCGAATCTCGCTCGGCGGCGTGCGCGACGAAGCTGACATTCGCGGACACCGCCGCACCTACATCGGTTCCATTCCCGGCCGTATCGTGCAGGAAATCCGCAAAGCGGGCACCCGAAACCCGGTCTTCATGCTGGACGAACTCGACAAGCTCGGGTCCGACTTTCGCGGTGATCCCGCCGCCGCCCTGCTCGAAGTACTCGACCCGCAGCAGAATCACGCCTTCACCGACCATTATCTCGGCGTCCCTTTTGATCTTTCGAAGGTGCTCTTCATCGCGACGGCCAACCAGATGGAGCCGGTGCCTGCGCCACTACGCGACCGGATGGAAGTGATCGAACTCGGCGGCTACACGACTGCCGAGAAGCTTGAAATCGCACGGCGCTATCTTGTACCGCGGCAGCTTTCGGAGAACGGGCTGGCGTCGCGCCAGCTCACTTTGACTGACGATGCGCTCAAATTCATCATCGAATCACATACGCGCGAGTCCGGGGTGCGCAATCTCGAACGTACGATCGGCACCGTCTGCCGCGGAGTGGCTGCCAAGGTAGCCCGCGACGAGAAGGTACGCCGCACTGTGCGTGTTGCGGATCTGGAGGAGTACCTCGGCGTTGCCCGTTTCGATCCGGAAACCGAGCTCGCCGATGGCCTCGTTGGCATCGTCGCCGGCCTGGCGTATACCCCGGTCGGGGGACAGGTCATTTTTGTCGAGGCAGCGCGCATGCCCGGCAGCGGCAACTTCACGCTGACCGGCCAGATCGGCAGCGTGATGCGCGAATCCGCCCAGGCCGCCTTGTCGCTCGTACGCGCGCGCGCCTCCGATTGGGGACTTGAGTCCTTCAATCTGCGGGAGACGGACATTCACATTCACGTGCCCGCCGGTGGCATTCCCAAGGACGGCCCTTCGGCCGGCGTGGCGATGCTCGCGGCGTTGGTATCACTGCTCTCCGGGTACCCCGCTGATGCTCGTGTCGCCATGACCGGTGAAATCACGCTGCGCGGCCAGGTGCTCCCGATCGGAGGGGTAAAAGAAAAAGTCCTCGCGGCGCATCGGGCCGGTGCGCGGGCCGTGATCCTACCCCAGCGCAACGAGCCCGACCTCGTGGATGTCCCTACGGATGTCCGCAAAGAAATGCAGTTCATATTCGCGCGCCGTGTAGAGGATGTGCTTGCGGCCGCCATTCCGGATCTCAAGCAAAAGCGCCCGCCCCGCAAGCCCGTTTCCCCTCCGGGCGGAAAATCCCCCGCACGGACGGGCAAGAAACCGCGCCAATCCTTGGCACCGTCGAAACCGAAGAACGGGGGCGGTGGCCGGCGTGCCAATGGCGACCGGCGGTCCACAACACGTTCGGCCGCGGCTGCCCGGACGCGCTGA
- a CDS encoding Hsp20/alpha crystallin family protein: MNANRFGPDDDMQRWTQRVRSIMDEMLNRNFCSYRPSGTWSPAINVYELPTGYLICVELAGLDHESITVEQTEPHTLTLAGQRTRPINRDLQQPHSIEMMEIDEGPFVREVEFALPVDAQTVEMAYDRGYLWITLKKIATP, from the coding sequence ATGAATGCCAACCGATTCGGACCGGATGACGACATGCAGCGGTGGACGCAGCGCGTCCGCAGCATCATGGACGAAATGCTCAACCGGAATTTCTGCTCCTACCGCCCTAGTGGCACATGGTCCCCCGCTATCAATGTGTATGAGTTGCCGACCGGCTACCTGATTTGCGTCGAGCTCGCGGGCTTGGATCATGAGTCCATCACCGTCGAGCAGACGGAGCCACACACACTCACACTGGCCGGTCAGCGCACCCGCCCCATCAACCGCGATTTACAGCAACCGCACAGCATCGAGATGATGGAGATCGACGAGGGCCCCTTTGTGCGAGAAGTCGAGTTCGCTCTGCCTGTCGATGCCCAGACCGTCGAAATGGCCTACGACCGCGGCTACCTGTGGATCACCCTGAAGAAAATCGCAACACCATGA
- a CDS encoding N-acetylmuramoyl-L-alanine amidase: protein MQRIAAVCAGVFSLLLLGCATPVPQHTLGPPPQPTWETRAPATITPLVPPSAPPPQAHPPGSTIATTIRAVPGGIQHSRWQAIVVHHSAVAEVSPQSMDSAHRQRGWDELGYHFVIGNGIGYPDGRLYIGGRWLRQKHGAHCKVGPGRYFGVQRPDNYFNEHGIGICLIGNLDRTHPTARQMQTLRELLAALCREGAVPASAIYGHGEVTGRTACPGRHLSIPQVRQAVAAVLDSSGAVPLADRHSASSADGAAHVPAVVVPVSTEYAIVPRAARLRRVRGAVLPPAPSAGSWVAA, encoded by the coding sequence ATGCAACGGATTGCGGCCGTCTGCGCCGGGGTGTTCTCGTTGTTGCTGCTGGGCTGCGCCACGCCCGTCCCGCAACATACGCTCGGTCCGCCGCCTCAGCCGACCTGGGAGACCCGCGCTCCGGCCACCATAACGCCGCTCGTGCCACCCTCGGCCCCGCCACCACAGGCGCACCCTCCCGGCAGCACGATTGCTACGACCATTCGGGCGGTGCCCGGTGGTATCCAGCACAGTCGTTGGCAGGCCATCGTGGTGCATCATTCCGCCGTCGCGGAGGTCTCGCCCCAGAGCATGGATAGTGCGCACCGCCAGCGCGGCTGGGACGAACTCGGTTACCACTTCGTTATCGGCAACGGGATCGGCTATCCCGATGGCCGGCTCTACATCGGCGGGCGCTGGCTCCGGCAGAAGCACGGCGCGCACTGCAAGGTTGGGCCCGGCCGGTATTTTGGTGTGCAGCGCCCGGACAATTATTTCAACGAACATGGGATCGGGATTTGCCTGATCGGGAACCTGGATCGGACACATCCCACGGCCCGGCAGATGCAGACTTTGCGCGAACTGCTGGCGGCTCTGTGCCGCGAGGGTGCGGTACCGGCGTCCGCCATTTATGGCCACGGTGAGGTAACGGGTCGCACCGCGTGTCCCGGACGTCACCTGAGCATCCCGCAGGTGCGGCAAGCCGTTGCGGCGGTGCTCGACTCCAGCGGTGCTGTCCCCCTTGCGGACCGGCACTCGGCATCATCGGCCGACGGCGCAGCACATGTACCGGCGGTTGTCGTACCGGTCTCGACTGAATATGCCATCGTGCCGCGTGCCGCGCGTCTGCGCCGTGTCCGTGGGGCCGTGCTCCCGCCCGCCCCTTCGGCGGGAAGCTGGGTCGCCGCCTAA
- a CDS encoding M28 family peptidase, producing MLQPAGSHRIVSVLLVCIPVLLGGCHATLPTTSEAQLERWIMGETLLGSTFATDLRALAMTGGRLSGTPNGRRGEEYVAARARGYGLERVWYEPFELDCWTSGATTVTLLDAEPRVLPGALALGRTITTPPGGIEAEVVAAGGGTAEDFAAAAEALPGRFVLVRDGGPSRSAKTRLALQYGAAGLLIMRPEGRVPIIGNAHDMARPEPVVNVAHDSDLLARLAAGERPRIRIELTAENWRGTARNVVAEIPGNGPQAEEIVILCAHLDSWHLAEGALDNGAGSAVVLEAARVLAAADWRPQRTVRFLWFMGEELGLLGSTAYVAAHSEELPRIVAVINTDMPGAPQYFGQFTCPEIEPVLADLIADLPGLAIRPEIRAWSGAWSDHAPFVERGVCALSLGGDQGPGAMYYHTAADTFETVDVQRTVPTAGVLALLVRRLADLPERPTGHRATGTESTE from the coding sequence GTGCTACAGCCAGCGGGTTCACACCGGATCGTGTCCGTACTGCTTGTCTGTATTCCTGTGCTGCTGGGCGGTTGCCACGCCACCTTGCCCACCACTAGCGAAGCGCAGCTCGAGCGCTGGATCATGGGCGAGACGCTGCTGGGATCAACCTTTGCAACCGACTTGCGCGCCCTCGCGATGACCGGTGGCCGGCTGAGTGGTACGCCCAACGGTCGTCGGGGCGAGGAATACGTCGCCGCCCGTGCGCGGGGCTATGGTCTGGAGCGCGTCTGGTATGAGCCCTTCGAACTGGACTGCTGGACTTCCGGCGCAACCACCGTCACGCTGCTCGACGCGGAACCGCGCGTATTGCCGGGGGCTCTTGCCCTCGGACGCACCATCACCACGCCGCCGGGGGGCATCGAGGCGGAAGTAGTCGCGGCGGGCGGCGGTACGGCCGAGGATTTCGCGGCCGCTGCAGAGGCGCTGCCCGGGCGTTTCGTACTCGTTCGCGACGGCGGTCCCTCCCGTAGCGCAAAGACACGCTTGGCTCTGCAGTACGGCGCGGCGGGGCTCCTGATCATGCGACCGGAAGGCCGTGTGCCCATCATCGGCAACGCCCATGACATGGCGCGGCCGGAGCCCGTCGTGAATGTCGCACACGATTCCGACCTCCTGGCGCGACTGGCGGCCGGCGAGCGTCCGCGGATACGGATCGAGCTGACAGCCGAGAATTGGCGCGGCACGGCGCGCAACGTGGTCGCAGAGATTCCTGGGAACGGTCCACAGGCGGAGGAGATCGTCATCCTCTGCGCTCATCTTGATAGCTGGCATCTCGCCGAGGGCGCGCTCGACAACGGTGCGGGTTCAGCGGTCGTGCTCGAAGCAGCACGCGTGCTGGCCGCCGCCGACTGGCGCCCGCAACGCACCGTTCGCTTCCTCTGGTTCATGGGCGAGGAACTGGGGCTGCTCGGCAGTACGGCCTACGTGGCGGCGCATTCCGAGGAATTGCCGCGCATCGTGGCGGTGATCAACACCGACATGCCGGGTGCGCCGCAGTACTTCGGCCAGTTCACTTGTCCGGAAATTGAGCCGGTGCTTGCGGACCTCATCGCCGACCTGCCTGGCCTCGCAATTCGCCCCGAGATCCGGGCATGGTCGGGGGCCTGGAGCGATCATGCCCCATTCGTGGAGCGCGGAGTGTGCGCCTTGTCACTCGGCGGCGACCAGGGGCCGGGCGCCATGTACTACCACACAGCCGCCGATACTTTCGAAACAGTGGATGTACAGCGCACCGTGCCCACCGCGGGAGTGCTTGCCCTGCTGGTGCGGCGCCTGGCCGATCTCCCGGAACGGCCAACAGGGCACCGGGCGACAGGCACCGAGAGCACGGAATAG